GTAATGCAAAAATACCGATAAAAAGTTTGGGAAGGGGGAGCGCGAGGGGGAGAACCCTTTTCAAAGGGTGTCCCCTCGCATCTTCCTTTCAAAAGGACTCCCTCATGACCGCTTCTTCCCGCCTTCTTCTCGACGCCGGTTCCGGCGGCCAGGCCTCGCACCGGCTGGTGGCCGACCTGTTTTTGAAGCATTTTGACAATCCTGTCCTGGCCGTGATGGACGACGCCGCCCGGCTGCACCTCAGCGGACCGGTGGCCATGTCCACGGATGGCTTCATCGTCGATCCCATCATCTTCCCCGGCGGCAACATCGGCTCCCTGGCCGTGCACGGCACGGTGAACGACGTGGCCATGCTCGGCGCGCGGCCGCGGTACCTCACCGCCGGCTTCATCCTGGAAGAAGGGCTGGACATGGCCGTGCTGGAAACCATCGTCGCGGCCATGGGCCAGGCCGCCCGGGACGCCGGGGTGCAGATTGTGGCCGGGGATACCAAAGTCGCCCCCAAGGGCGCACTGGACAAAATTTTCATCACCACCACCGGCATCGGAGAGATTCTGGTGGATCCCGCGCCCTCCGGCCACCGCGCCAGACCGGGAGACGCCGTGCTGCTCTCCGGCACCATGGGCGATCACGGGCTGGCCATCCTCTCCACGCGCCAGGGCCTGGCCTTCGAGACGCCCATCGTCAGCGATTGCGCCTCGTTGAACGGCCTGGTGGAGTCCCTCATCACCACCCTGCCCGACGTGCACACCCTGCGCGACCCCACCCGCGGCGGCTTGGCTACCACATTGAATGAAATCGCCAGCCAGTCCGGGGTGGTGGTGGAGGTGGAGGAGGAAGCCATCCCCGTGCATCCGGCCGTGGCCGCGGGCTGCAGCTTCCTGGGTCTGGACCCGCTCTATCTGGCCAACGAGGGCAAGCTCCTGTGCATCGTGCCCGAGGCCGACGCGGAACACGCCCTGGCCCTGCTCAGGGCGCATCCCCTGGGCGGCAATGCCGCGCGCATCGGCACCATCCAGGAACCCCAGGGCAAAACCCGCGCCGGGCAGGTGCTGCTGCGTACGCCGCTGGGCGGCCGCCGGCTGCTGGGCATGCTGGAAGGCGAACAACTGCCTCGAATTTGTTAAAGAAGGGGGGGATATGCAAGACGATCGTCCTGTGCTGGTTACCGGCGCCACGGGCTACATTGGCGGCCGGCTGGCGCCGCTGCTGCTGGAACGCGGGCATCGGGTGCGGGTGATGGTCCGCTCCGCCGCCAAGCTGGGCTGCCGGCCGTGGGCCGGGCATCCGCGCCTGGAGATCGTCGAGGCCGACGTCTTCGACTATCCCGCCGTGCGCAAGGCGGCCGCCGGCTGCCGGGCGGTGTATTATCTCATCCATTCCATGAATCCCCTGGCCCGGGACTACGCCGCCGCAGACCGGCTGGCGGCGCACATCATGATGCGCGCCTGCGAGAACGAAGGCGTGGAGCGCATCCTGTACCTGGGCGGCATGGGCCAGGACAGCGGGACGCTTTCGGCGCATCTGCAGTCCCGCAACGAGGTGGCGGCGATTCTGGCCGGCGGCACCCCGCGGGCGACGATTCTGCGGGCGGCCCAGATCCTCGGCGCGGGCAGCGCCAGCTTCGAGATTGTCCGCTATCTGGCCGATCGCCTGCCCCTGATGGTCTGCCCGCGCTGGGTGTACACCGAGGCCCAGCCCGTGGCCGTGCGCGACGTGCTGCACTGCCTGGCCGGCTGCCTGGAGCATCCCGAGACCGCGGGCGAGGATTACGACATCGCCGGCCCGGATGTGCTGACCTACAAACAACTTTTCCGCCTGTATTGCGAGGTGGCCGGCCTGCCCACGCCGCGGCTCATCCCCGTGCCGGTGCTCACGCCGTTTTTGTCGTCCCTGTGGGTGGGGCTGGTCACGCCCATCCCGGCCAGTCTGGCCCGGCCGTTGGTGCAGGGCCTCAAGACGCGGGTGGTGGCCCGGGACAATCGCCTCATGGAGCTGCTGCAGCACAAGCCCCTGCCCGCGCGCGAGGCCATGACCATGGCCCTGGACAAGATTCGGCAACACACCGTGGAAACCTGCTGGAGCGACGCCGGCGAGGCCCGCGCCCCGGAATGGCTCGGCTGCGGCGATGCCCCCTATGCCGGCGGCACGGTGCTGGGCGAGACCTACCGCCTTGTCCTGGACGCCCCGGCAGCGCAGGTGTGGCAGCATGTGACAAGCATCGGCGGAGAAAACGGCTGGCTGTTCGGCAACATCCTGTGGAAGCTGCGCGGCTGGCTGGACACCCTGGCCGGCGGGCCGGGCCTGCGGCGTGGCCGGCGGCATCCGGAACAGCTCTTCATCGGCGATGCCGTGGATTTCTGGCGCGTGCTGGATGTGCAGCCCAACCGGCGGCTGATGCTCCTGGCCGAGATGCGCCTGCCCGGCGAAGCCCTGCTGGAATTCCGCTGCACCCCCCTGGACGAACACCGCACGGAGCTGGTGCAGCGCTCCCGGTTCCTGCCCCGCGGGCTGTGGGGGCTGGCCTACTGGTGGGCCACGTTCCCGTTGCACCTGCTCATCTTCAAGGGCATGCTCCGGACCATCGGCCGGCAGAGCGGCGCGGCCGTGCTCGCTGGTCCCGAGCGCGTCACCGGCCGGGAGACGACCGCCTGCAGCCTGGATGCCCTCAAGACGCCGGAGCGATTGCTGCACAAAGGATGATCTTCCATGACGACCACCCTCACCGCCTGCCTGTCCCACTGTCACGACGGCTGCGCCCTCCTCGCTGAGCGGCAGGAGGACGGCCGCATCCGTCTGCGCGGGCATCCCGACCATCCCTTCACCGCCGGCTTCTGCTGCGCCAAGATGCAGGACTACGTCCAGCAGACCCTGCAGCGGCCCGATCGCATCGTCACGCCTTTGATCAAGCAGGACGGGCAGTTCCATCCCGCATCCTGGGAAGAGGCCATGGACCTGATCGCGGCACAGCTCACAGCCCTGCGAGACACGCCCGAGCGCATCCTGCATCACATCGACTACGCCTCCTTCGGCGTGCTGCACCGGGCCAGCGAATACATCTTCGGCCGCCTGGGCGCGGCCGGGCTGGCCGGCGGCTCCTGCGTGCGGGCCATGGGCGCGGCCATCGTCAAGGATTTTGGTGTCCAGCGCGAACCCCACTGGAGCACCGCCTTGGCGGCCCGGCGCATCGTGCTGTGGGGCCGCAACCTCGCGGCGCAAACGCCCCATGCCGGCCGCGTGCTGCTCCAGGCCCGCAAAAAGGGCATCTCCGTGCTGGCCATCCATCCCGGCGACCCCGGCTACACCCCCTTTGCCGATCAGACTATCCGCATCCGGCCGGGGTCGGATCGCTTCCTCGCCGCCGCAGCCCTGAAAATTCTGAAAGACACCGGCCGGCTGGATCAAAATGCCCTGGCCCGCTGCACCGGTGCGGATGCCCTGGTGCCGCTGCTGGATGCACACTCCCTTGACGCCCTGGCTGCGGCCTGCGACGTCTCCCCCGAATCCATCCACCTGCTGGCCGACTGGATGGCGGATGCGCCCGTGCACGTCGTCCTGGGCCGGGGCCTGCAACGCTATGCCCTGGGCGGAGAAAACGTGCGGTGGGTGAACGCCCTGGCCATGTGCTCGGGCAACATCGGCCGCGAGGGCGGCGGCATCTCCTTTGCCGGTGGCGACAAGGGCCACGTGTCCTACGGCTGGACCAAGGCCCCGGCCGACATGCCGCGCCGGCGCACCCTGCCCTTCGCCGCCCTGGGCCAGGCCCTGGAAACAGCCGAACCGCCCGTGACCTTCGTCTGGACCGAAGGCTGGAACCCCGTGGCCACCGCACCGGACGCCGCACGCATCGCCCAGGCCCTGCGGGGGCGGTTCCACGTGGCCGTGGAACCCTTCATGACCGACACCGCCGCCTGCGCCACGGTGATTCTGCCGCCGGCCCTGCTCTTTGAACGCGAGGACATCGCCCGGGCGGCAGGGCACGATTTCGTGATGCACGGCCGGCCCCTGCCGCCGGAATGGCACACCCCGCCCGCCGGGGTGCGCAGCAACTTCCAGATCCAATCCCTGCTGGCCGCGCGGCTGGGCATGGACTTCCCGGACGCCGACACCGTGCTTGCCGAAGCCCTGCAAACAGCCACGCCGGCCGGCACCCTGGCGGCACTGCGCAGCCAGGGCTGGCTTGCGGCGCAGCCCCAGCCCGTGCCCTGGGCCGACGGGCAGTTTGCCACCAAAAACGGCCGGTTCCATCTGGTCAGGACCCTCACTCCCGAACCGCCCGCGCCGGACGGCTATCCCCTGCGTCTGCTGACCTTTGTGGAGCGCGAATCGCTTCTGTCCCGCCGCCGGCCCGAACAGATGCAGGATCTGCCCGTGGCCCGCATCGCGCCGGAATCACCGTGCGCCGCAGCCCTGGATCCGGCCCGCCCGGCCCGGCTGGTCACCCCCCTGGGCAGCATGGCCGTGCGGCTGGCCCTGCGACCGGGCCTGCATCCGGAAGGCGTGCTGGTGCCGCGCGGGGGCTGGCTCTCCCGTGGCTGGGGCATCAATGCCCTCATCGAACCCCGGGAAGCGGATCTGGGTGGGCAGGCAGCCTATTACGCCCAATGGTGCCGGCTGGAGCAGGAGAGCTGATCCCGATCCGGCGCGCCTGCATTGCATCCTGCCGGGCTTCGGGGTAGGATGTTCGTTCATCCTCACCCTATTTCCTCCCGAATCATTCTGGAATCATCAGGAAGAATCATGGCCTACAAAGACCTGCACGCCTTTCTGAAGCGCCTGGACGAGAAGAAAGAGCTGGTGCGCATCACGGAGCCGCTGGACCCGTATCTGGAGATCGCCGAAGTCACGGACCGCACGTCCAAGGGCTTCGGGCCGGCGCTGCTCTTCGAAAACGTCAAGGGCTCCAAGTTTCCCGTGCTCACCAACGCCTTTGGCTCCTTCTCGCGCATGCACATGGCGCTGGAAGTGGAGAGCCTGGACGCCGTGGCCGAGCAGATCCAGGAATTCATGGAGATCGAAAAGCCGGACTCCATCCTTAAAAAGCTCAAGCTGCTGCCCAAGCTGGCCAAGATGGCCAACATCTTCCCCAAGGAAGTGACCAAGGCCCCCTGCCAGGACGTGGTGTACACCGGGGACGATGTGGATCTGGGCATCATCCCCGTGCTGACCACCTGGCCCGGGGATGCCGGTCCCTTCATCACCCTGCCCCTGGTCATCACCAAGAACCCGGAAACAGGCATGCGCAACATGGGCATGTACCGCATGCAGGTGTTCGACAAAAACACCACGGGCATGCACTGGCACCGGCACAAGGGCGGGGCGTATCATTATCATCTGGCGGAAAAAAAGGGCCAGCGCCTGGAAGTGGCCGTGGCCATCGGGCCGGACCCGGTTGTCACGTACGCCGCCACCGCCCCCATTCCCGACGAGATGGACGAGTTCATGTTCGCCGGGTTCCTGCGGCAGTCCCCGGTGGAGTACGTGAAGTGCAAGACGGTGGATCTGGAGGTGCCGGCCAACAGCATGTTCGTGCTGGAAGGCTATGTGGATCCCGGCGAGCGCCGCCGCGAGGGTCCCTTTGGCGACCATACCGGCTACTATTCCCTGGCGGACGACTACCCCGTGTTCCACGTCACCGCGCTGACCCACCGCAAGGACGCCGTGTACCCGGCCACCCTCGTGGGGCCGCCGCCCATGGAAGACTGCTTCATGGGCAAGGCCACGGAGCGCATCTTCCTGCCGCTCATCAAAAAACAGCTCCCCGAAGTGGTGGACATGAACCTGCCCCTGGAAGGCGTGTTCCACAACCTGTGCTTCGTCTCCATCGACAAGCGCTACCCCGGCCAGACCCGCAAGGTGATGTACGCCCTGTGGGGTCTGGGGCAGATGATGTTCACCAAGATCATCGTCATCGTGGACAAGGACGTGAACGTGCAGAACACCTCCGAGGTGCTCTGGCGGCTGGGCAACAACGTGGATCCGCGGCGCGATATCGTCATCCTGGAAGGGCCGCTGGATGCGCTGGATCATTCCTCGCCCACGGCTTTCTACGGGGCCAAGATGGGCATCGACGCCACCAAGAAAGGCCCGGACGACGGCCATTTCCGCGAATGGCCCGACTCCCTGACCATGGACCCCGAGGTCAAGCGCAAGGTCGCCGCCCTGTGGCCCAAGCTGGGAATCCCGCTGACGAAGAAATAACGCCTGCGCGGGGGATGCCTTTTTGCATGGTGTCCCCCGCGTGCTCCCCCTTCCAGAAATTTTTTTATCCGGGGGTTGCTTCGACGTGAAAACCCGTATTGTGCTTGGGCTCTCCGGAGCCAGCGGCATGCCCTATGCCCTGATGCTCCTGGACCTGCTGGCCGCCCGGCCGGACGTGGCCGTGCATTGCATCGTCTCCGACGGCGCCTGGGAAGTGCTACAGGTGGAAATGGGGCTGGACCGGGCACACGTGGCCGCGCACCTGGACGCCCGCTGCGAGCGTCGCTACAGCCAGCAGGAAATCGGCGCCGGGCCGGCCTCAGGATCCTGGCGGCATGCGGGGATGGTGGTCTGCCCGTGCTCCATGGCCTCCCTGGCGGCCATCGCCCAGGGGCTGGGGGCCAACCTGCTGCACCGGTCCGCCGACGTGACCCTCAAGGAGCGCCGGCCGCTGATCCTGGTGGTCCGGGAAACGCCCTTCAACCGCATCCACCTGCAGAACATGCTGGCCGCCCACGACGCCGGCGCCACCATCGTGGCGGCGTCACCGGGCTTTTATCATCGGCCAACCACCATCGACGACCTCACCCGCCACCTGGCCACGCGCCTGCTGGATCACCTGGGCCTGCCCGATCCCCACGCCCCGCGCTGGCAGGACGGCTGAGGCCATCCGGACATTCTTCCTGAAAAATGTATTGGCGAGAGGGGAAACCTTTTTGCAAAAGGTTTCCCCTCTCGCGCTCTCCCNAGGTTTTCCCCCGAGAGTTCTTTTCAAAAACAACGTGCTCTAGTACCGGTAGTGGTCCGGCTTGAAGGGGCCTTCCACGGGCACGCCGATGTAGTCGGCCTGGTCCTTGCTCAGGGTGGCCAGGCGGGCATTCAGGCGGGCCAGGTGCAGGCGGGCCACTTCCTCATCCAGCACCTTGGGCAGCACATAGACCTTGGCTTCGTGCTCGCGGGTGGCCAGTTCGATCTGGGCCAGCACCTGGTTGGTGAAGCTGGCGCTCATGACGAAGCTGGGGTGGCCGGTGGCGCAGCCCAGGTTCACCAGCCGGCCTTCAGCCAGCACGATGATGGAGCGGCCGTTGGGCAGGGTCCACTTGTCCACCTGGGGTTTGATCTCGTCCTTGGCGCAGGCCGGGTCGGTTTCCAGGGAATGCATGTCGATTTCCGAGTCAAAGTGCCCGATGTTGCAGACAATGGCTTCGTCCTTCATCTGCTGCATGTGGGCGTAGGTGATCACATGGTAGTTGCCCGTGGCGGTGACGAAGACGTCGCCCTGGGACGCGAATTCGTCCATGGTGCCCACTTCGTAGCCTTCCAAGGCGGCCTGCAGGGCGCAGATGGGGTCGATTTCCACCACCTTCACCCGTGCGCCGTAGCCCTTCATGGACTGGGCGCAGCCCTTGCCCACGTCGCCGTACCCCACCACCACGCAGCACTTGCCGGCCATCATCACGTCGGTGGCGCGCTTGATGCCGTCCACCAGGGACTCGCGGCAGCCGTAGAGGTTGTCGAACTTGGACTTGGTGACGGAATCGTTGACGTTGATGGCCGGGAAGAGCAGCTCGCCGGCCTTCTGCATCTGATAGAGCCGATGCACGCCGGTGGTGGTTTCCTCGGACACGCCCTTGATCTTGGCGGCCACGGCCTGCCAGCGGCCGGAATTCTGGGCATAGGCGGCCTTGAGCCGGGCCATGACGATGGCGAATTCCTTGTTGTCCACGGGCTTGTCGAGGAGGGACGGATCCTTCTCGCACTTGACGCCATGGTGGATCAGCAGGGTGGCGTCGCCGCCGTCGTCCACGATGAGGTCCGGGCCGGAGCCGTCGGGCCAGGTCAGGGCCATCTCGGTGCACCACCAGTAGTCTTCCAGGGTCTCGCCCTTCCAGGCAAAGACCTTGGAGATGCCGGCCTTGGCCACGGCGGCGGCGGCATGGTCCTGGGTGGAAAAGATGTTGCAGGAGGCCCAGCGCAGATCCGCGCCCAGGGCGTGCAGGGCCTTGATGAGCATGGCCGTCTGGATGGTCATGTGCAGGCTGCCGGTGATCTTCAGGCCCTTCAGGGGCTGCTGGGGACCGTATTTCTTGATGGTCTCCATCAGGCCGGGCATTTCGTTCTCGGCGAGCTGCATTTCCTTCAGGCCCCAGTCAGCCAAGGCCATGTCCGCCACTTTATATTCCAAAGAAAGATCGAGGGGTTTCACCATGGGAGGCACTCCGTATTAGGTCGTCAACTGTTTGCGTGCAATGACGCGAAGCACCCCCAGCCCGTGCGGCAAGGGGTGGGCATCTGTGGATTCAATGACAAAGCCGGCCTCGGTGCACCAGGTGGCCAGTTCGTCCGGCTCGAAGCCGAGCCAGCGATCGCCGTATTTCCTGCGCATGGCCTCGTGCTCGTGGCGGGCAAAATCCAGCACCAGGCAGGCGCCGCCCGGAGCCAGCACCCGCCAGGCCTCGGCCAGCCCGCGGCGCGGCGAGGGCAGATGATGCAGCACCAGGGAGAGCACGGCGCAGTGCGCCTCGCCATCGGACAAGGGCAGGTGCTCCAGATCCCCCAGCCGCAGGGAGACGCGGGACGCCGGCAGGCCCTCGCGCTGCAACAACCGCGTGGCCTGGGTCAGCATGCGGGCGGAACTGTCCACCCCGATAACGCGCCCGGCCCTGGCCAGCAGACCGGGCAGCAGCGCCCCGGCGCCGCAGCCCAGATCCGCCACCACGGCGCAGGCCGGCGCACCGGGCAAGGCCTCCAGCACCAGGCCGGCCACCTCTGCCCCGCCGAGCATCTCCTGCTGCATGATGTCCAGGCGCGGAGCCAGGGCATCGAAAAAATGGCGCGTCTGCCGGGCGCGCTCCTCCACCACCAGCCGGGCGGCGTCCAGATCCGCAGCCGCCGTGGGCAAGGACCCCAGCAAGGGCAGCATGGCCCGGACAAACGGCGCGGCCTCGCCCTCCGGCGCCAGGGCGTAAAACACCCACGCGCCATGCCGGCGGGCATTCACCAGCCCGGCATCGGCCAGGATCTTCAAATGGCGCGACACACGGCTCTGCCCCATCTGTACGATATCCAGAATCTCGCCCACATTGAGTTCGTGGTGGGCCAGCAGATGGAAGAGACGCAGCCGTGTTTCGTCGGCCAGGGCCTTATGACATTCGAGGAGGTGCATGGGGGCGCTTGGTTCAGGATGTTTGCATATCAAGAAATGTTGATATAACTATTTCCTTACATCCTCCATATTGTCAAGCAGAAAAAATCGGCTACAGTGGCTGCATGGCACGCACCCGTGAACATGCCGGCCAGGCCAGTGCGCAGGCCCTGGCGGATTCGCTGCTCACCCGCATCCCCGGTGCGCCCGAGGGGTTGGCGCTGGTGCGGCTGTGGCGCGAGTGGGAAACCGCCGTGGGGCCGGAGATCGCCGCCTGGGCGCATCCGATGGGCTCGCACCAGGGTGTGCTGCGCGTGGGTGTGGAGGATGCCATGGGCATGCACGAGCTGGTGTTCTACGCGCCACAAATTTTATACGACGTGCATCGATTTTTAGGGCAAGAATTGTTTGACAACGTCCAGGGTGAGCTGCTAATGAACCGGACTCCGTTGAACGCAAAGCCTGCGCCAACGCCGCCGCTCCCAGTGCCCACGCCGGACGCAATCGGCGAACTGGGAACCCCGTCGGCCCTGGCGCGTCTGGCCACGGGAGACACTCCCTGGGTCAAGGCGTACCGGGCCTACGTGAAGATGGTGACTGGCAGGGACGTTGGATGAACGCAGCCTCCGCTCGCGGAGGAGCATGTATAAGGATGAAGACCATGGCTGAAGAAATTTCCTTTGAAGATCTCGGGCTCAAAAAGCCCCTGGACAAGATGACCGCCAAAGAGCTGCGCGATCTCGTCATCGCCAAGCTGCCCATGATCACCGGTGTTTCCGGGATGGACAAAGACGCCATCATTGGGGCCATCAAGGAAGCCTTCGGCATGACCGAAGAAGCCGGCAAGGTGTCCCCCTACAAGGCGCAGATCCACCAGATCAAGAAGTCCATCCGTGAAATGCGCGTGCAGAAGGCCGCCCTTGAAACCGTCAAGGAACGCGATTCCCTGCGCCGCAAGATCAACAAGTTGAAGAAGCGCACCCGCCGCCTGGCCGCTGCGGTGTAGCGAAAAAAAAGTTGTGGCAGGGGCTTGACGATTCCCGCGGAATTAAGTAGAACCTCTTTTCCGCTGCTGGGGGATCGTCTAGCGGCAGGACGACGGGTTCTGGCCCCGTTAACCAAGGTTCGAATCCTTGTCCCCCAGCCACCTATAGTGCGTCCCCATCGTCTAGCCTGGTCCAGGACAACGGCCTTTCACGCCGTCGACAGGGGTTCAAATCCCCTTGGGGACGCCACCAGGCATCTAAGGCTTGAAGTTCACGCTTCAAGCCTTTTTTCTTGCTGACCACACAAGGTCTACATCCACGCCGTTGACAGGGTGGGGATTGGTGGGCGGAGGTGCGGTCGAGGGAGGCTATCCCTATCTGCCCCTGGCACAGCGAACAACAGATGCGTCTCCTCTCCATCTTGCTTTCACACTTACTGGTAAAAGCAACTAGGCCACTTCTCCTGGTACGGTTGTGTGTCCGCGCACATCGCCTCTACTGGTGCTGAGCGTTCCAACGATCAAAGTTTTCAAACCAAACAGTGTCCCACAGCATCTTAAAATGCTGAAAAAACCACCCGGCCCAATCCACAGGATCAGGCTCTACGGCCCGCATGTGAACCTCGGCATCGGCAGCCTTGGCAAGGATTTCGTCAGCAAGGTTGGCTATATCTTCGATGTTTTCTCCAACCATTTCCCCGGCGTCCCACCAACGCCATCCTCCGGCGTGCGCACCGAATTCGTTTCTAAGAAAATACATGTATTCAGCCAAGCTGCCGGCTTCACTAGGGAGCCCAAGAGCCTTACATAATTGCCGCCGCGATATTTTGCCCCCATTGCGTAGCAATCGAGCCACGGACTGGATGGCGCAGTCAAACGCCACCACCGCTTCGACATCAAATGAATGGTGTCGCAGGTTATGGCCCCTGAGGCAATGGAAAGCAGCTTGATGCACATACGGGTCGAGCATATTCCGGTTGATCCAGGCAGAGTTCGACAGCGGAATGCTGTTAAAGATGAAATCATGGTCAATGGTCGAGGACGGGCGAAGCGCGTTCATTGATACATCAAGAGCGTTTTGAGCGGAAGTCATTGGCCTTTGTGGACCATACCTAAGAGACACTGTGCGCGATCCAAAGGGGTGTAAGATTTTGGAGTGCTCCTCCCACGCGATCATTAGAACCCGTGCGACATTTGAACGGTGAATATATTGCCTAGCATAGTGTAAAAACCAAGAAAGGATGTCATAGATCTTCTCATCCCTGAAGAGAGAACGCCAACCATATCCCCAAGCTGGCACAATCGAGGACACGCCAAAGTAATTCCCCGCCGGAAAAGCTCGAAAATTTGGGGCTTGAACCAAAAACGAGAGATCGCCTCCACCATCAAGTCCCACGGTCATTACTTCACGCCAGTCGTGCCGTTTTGGAAGCTCCTTGGCGATAGCATCAATTCCACGAAGCACCTTCGCACGTAATTGCGCATCGGGACCACTGGTGTCTAGCCCGCATA
This sequence is a window from Megalodesulfovibrio gigas DSM 1382 = ATCC 19364. Protein-coding genes within it:
- the hypE gene encoding hydrogenase expression/formation protein HypE; translation: MTASSRLLLDAGSGGQASHRLVADLFLKHFDNPVLAVMDDAARLHLSGPVAMSTDGFIVDPIIFPGGNIGSLAVHGTVNDVAMLGARPRYLTAGFILEEGLDMAVLETIVAAMGQAARDAGVQIVAGDTKVAPKGALDKIFITTTGIGEILVDPAPSGHRARPGDAVLLSGTMGDHGLAILSTRQGLAFETPIVSDCASLNGLVESLITTLPDVHTLRDPTRGGLATTLNEIASQSGVVVEVEEEAIPVHPAVAAGCSFLGLDPLYLANEGKLLCIVPEADAEHALALLRAHPLGGNAARIGTIQEPQGKTRAGQVLLRTPLGGRRLLGMLEGEQLPRIC
- a CDS encoding SDR family oxidoreductase encodes the protein MQDDRPVLVTGATGYIGGRLAPLLLERGHRVRVMVRSAAKLGCRPWAGHPRLEIVEADVFDYPAVRKAAAGCRAVYYLIHSMNPLARDYAAADRLAAHIMMRACENEGVERILYLGGMGQDSGTLSAHLQSRNEVAAILAGGTPRATILRAAQILGAGSASFEIVRYLADRLPLMVCPRWVYTEAQPVAVRDVLHCLAGCLEHPETAGEDYDIAGPDVLTYKQLFRLYCEVAGLPTPRLIPVPVLTPFLSSLWVGLVTPIPASLARPLVQGLKTRVVARDNRLMELLQHKPLPAREAMTMALDKIRQHTVETCWSDAGEARAPEWLGCGDAPYAGGTVLGETYRLVLDAPAAQVWQHVTSIGGENGWLFGNILWKLRGWLDTLAGGPGLRRGRRHPEQLFIGDAVDFWRVLDVQPNRRLMLLAEMRLPGEALLEFRCTPLDEHRTELVQRSRFLPRGLWGLAYWWATFPLHLLIFKGMLRTIGRQSGAAVLAGPERVTGRETTACSLDALKTPERLLHKG
- a CDS encoding molybdopterin-dependent oxidoreductase; translation: MTTTLTACLSHCHDGCALLAERQEDGRIRLRGHPDHPFTAGFCCAKMQDYVQQTLQRPDRIVTPLIKQDGQFHPASWEEAMDLIAAQLTALRDTPERILHHIDYASFGVLHRASEYIFGRLGAAGLAGGSCVRAMGAAIVKDFGVQREPHWSTALAARRIVLWGRNLAAQTPHAGRVLLQARKKGISVLAIHPGDPGYTPFADQTIRIRPGSDRFLAAAALKILKDTGRLDQNALARCTGADALVPLLDAHSLDALAAACDVSPESIHLLADWMADAPVHVVLGRGLQRYALGGENVRWVNALAMCSGNIGREGGGISFAGGDKGHVSYGWTKAPADMPRRRTLPFAALGQALETAEPPVTFVWTEGWNPVATAPDAARIAQALRGRFHVAVEPFMTDTAACATVILPPALLFEREDIARAAGHDFVMHGRPLPPEWHTPPAGVRSNFQIQSLLAARLGMDFPDADTVLAEALQTATPAGTLAALRSQGWLAAQPQPVPWADGQFATKNGRFHLVRTLTPEPPAPDGYPLRLLTFVERESLLSRRRPEQMQDLPVARIAPESPCAAALDPARPARLVTPLGSMAVRLALRPGLHPEGVLVPRGGWLSRGWGINALIEPREADLGGQAAYYAQWCRLEQES
- a CDS encoding menaquinone biosynthesis decarboxylase; translation: MAYKDLHAFLKRLDEKKELVRITEPLDPYLEIAEVTDRTSKGFGPALLFENVKGSKFPVLTNAFGSFSRMHMALEVESLDAVAEQIQEFMEIEKPDSILKKLKLLPKLAKMANIFPKEVTKAPCQDVVYTGDDVDLGIIPVLTTWPGDAGPFITLPLVITKNPETGMRNMGMYRMQVFDKNTTGMHWHRHKGGAYHYHLAEKKGQRLEVAVAIGPDPVVTYAATAPIPDEMDEFMFAGFLRQSPVEYVKCKTVDLEVPANSMFVLEGYVDPGERRREGPFGDHTGYYSLADDYPVFHVTALTHRKDAVYPATLVGPPPMEDCFMGKATERIFLPLIKKQLPEVVDMNLPLEGVFHNLCFVSIDKRYPGQTRKVMYALWGLGQMMFTKIIVIVDKDVNVQNTSEVLWRLGNNVDPRRDIVILEGPLDALDHSSPTAFYGAKMGIDATKKGPDDGHFREWPDSLTMDPEVKRKVAALWPKLGIPLTKK
- a CDS encoding UbiX family flavin prenyltransferase → MKTRIVLGLSGASGMPYALMLLDLLAARPDVAVHCIVSDGAWEVLQVEMGLDRAHVAAHLDARCERRYSQQEIGAGPASGSWRHAGMVVCPCSMASLAAIAQGLGANLLHRSADVTLKERRPLILVVRETPFNRIHLQNMLAAHDAGATIVAASPGFYHRPTTIDDLTRHLATRLLDHLGLPDPHAPRWQDG
- the ahcY gene encoding adenosylhomocysteinase, translating into MVKPLDLSLEYKVADMALADWGLKEMQLAENEMPGLMETIKKYGPQQPLKGLKITGSLHMTIQTAMLIKALHALGADLRWASCNIFSTQDHAAAAVAKAGISKVFAWKGETLEDYWWCTEMALTWPDGSGPDLIVDDGGDATLLIHHGVKCEKDPSLLDKPVDNKEFAIVMARLKAAYAQNSGRWQAVAAKIKGVSEETTTGVHRLYQMQKAGELLFPAINVNDSVTKSKFDNLYGCRESLVDGIKRATDVMMAGKCCVVVGYGDVGKGCAQSMKGYGARVKVVEIDPICALQAALEGYEVGTMDEFASQGDVFVTATGNYHVITYAHMQQMKDEAIVCNIGHFDSEIDMHSLETDPACAKDEIKPQVDKWTLPNGRSIIVLAEGRLVNLGCATGHPSFVMSASFTNQVLAQIELATREHEAKVYVLPKVLDEEVARLHLARLNARLATLSKDQADYIGVPVEGPFKPDHYRY
- a CDS encoding ArsR/SmtB family transcription factor encodes the protein MHLLECHKALADETRLRLFHLLAHHELNVGEILDIVQMGQSRVSRHLKILADAGLVNARRHGAWVFYALAPEGEAAPFVRAMLPLLGSLPTAAADLDAARLVVEERARQTRHFFDALAPRLDIMQQEMLGGAEVAGLVLEALPGAPACAVVADLGCGAGALLPGLLARAGRVIGVDSSARMLTQATRLLQREGLPASRVSLRLGDLEHLPLSDGEAHCAVLSLVLHHLPSPRRGLAEAWRVLAPGGACLVLDFARHEHEAMRRKYGDRWLGFEPDELATWCTEAGFVIESTDAHPLPHGLGVLRVIARKQLTT
- a CDS encoding DUF721 domain-containing protein, encoding MARTREHAGQASAQALADSLLTRIPGAPEGLALVRLWREWETAVGPEIAAWAHPMGSHQGVLRVGVEDAMGMHELVFYAPQILYDVHRFLGQELFDNVQGELLMNRTPLNAKPAPTPPLPVPTPDAIGELGTPSALARLATGDTPWVKAYRAYVKMVTGRDVG